AGCCAGTTTATATCTCCCAGTGGGGGTAAGAAGGGCTGAAGTCCAGTGGGTGGCGTCAgtggatgatggtggtggtgggtggtggcggCTGGTATGGTGTTTAGGGGTGGggatggtggcagcagcagctgaggaTCTGGGTAGAAACTGTTGTATGATGGTCTTGCCTTCTAGGTCAATGTGGATCATGATGCGTCGAGAAAAAAGAGACAGGAGGCATTTCAAGAGGATGCGGTTCCCCCCTTTTGATGATGAGGAACCGCCCCTGGATTATGCTGACAACATCTTAGATGTCGAGCCACTGGAAGCCATTCAGCTGGAGTTGGACCCTGAGGAGGATGCCCCTGTGTTGGACTGGTTCTATGACCACCAGCCATTGAGAGACAGTAGGAAGTGAGTGGAACTGATCCCGTGAGAGTTCTGGGAACTATAGCTGTGGGAAGGCAATAAGTAGGTAAGTGGCTTGGCTCAATGCCTACTTGATATGGGCCCTCCATCTTTTCCCTAGGTATGTTAATGGTTCCACTTACCAACGCTGGCAGTTCACGTTGCCTATGATGTCCACTCTCTACCgattggccaatcagcttctgACTGACTTGGTGGATGACAACTACTTCTACCTGTTTGATCTGAAGGCCTTCTTTACCTCTAAGGCACTCAATATGGCCATTCCTGGAGGACCCAAATTTGAACCTCTGGTTCGAGACATCAACCTACAGTAAGTTGGGGAGAATATCAATTTTAGGCACTTTGTATGTAGTAAAATCTAATCCTTATCCTTAAGATCCTTGGCTAGCAATGGAACTAGACTACTCACTTGATTTCCGGTTCTAGGGATGAAGACTGGAATGAATTCAATGATATTAATAAGATCATCATCCGCCAGCCTATTCGTACTGAGTACAAGATTGCTTTTCCTTACCTGTATAACAACCTTCCACACCATGTGCACCTGACCTGGTAAGGTGCCTGGAACACAGCAGTTAGACAGGAGAAAGCCGGCTATGGTCTGGGCCAGAGCAGACGGTTGGCTGACTCTTCTTTCCCTGTAGGTACCACACTCCTAACGTGGTCTTCATCAAGACCGAGGATCCCGATTTGCCAGCTTTCTACTTTGATCCTCTGATCAACCCGATCTCTCATAGACACTCAGTCAAGGTAAGAGGAAATCTTACGCTTTGGGGGGTGCGGGGGTGTGAGAGTCCTGAATGAGCCTGGGGTCTGGTGCATGTTAGGCACGTTTTCTGCCTCACCAACCTCTAccccactgttttgttttttttttttttggacgcATAGTACAGGTTGGCACAGAATTACTGTGTAGTTCCAGGTTGGTCTTGTACTCTCAGTCCGTCTGTTGgcctcctcctaagtgctggggtttcaggccTCCTTCCCTGAGCTCATTGGCCCTTGGTGGGAACTGGCTGCAGCGGGCACCTCCCGTGGTATGGCACGGGAGCTCTCTGGGAGGCTTTTAGTGGAAAGCGGAAGGGTTGGTTTCCTGGTTAGGCCTGTCTTGTTCTTGGCTCCCTTGGCTCCTTTGCCAGGCTCTTTAGGGCTTCTCTTGTCCGGCATCCCAGTCTTCGTGACCTGTGTAGTTACTACGCTTCATCCCAGAGAGTTTTCCGCTCATCTCAAGTCTGTGCTCAGTGAGTGGAAAATGAACCCTTGAGGATTTCTTTTTCAGAGCCAGGAACCACTGCCTGATGATGATGAGGAATTTGAACTTCCGGAGTTTGTGGAGCCCTTCCTGAAGGACACACCCCTCTATACAGACAATACAGCCAATGGCATTGCCCTGCTGTGGGCACCACGACCCTTTAACTTACGCTCTGGTCGTACCCGCCGGGCCCTGGACATACCCCTTGTCAAGAACTGGTAAGGTTTCTACCTAAGGGGTCGGTAGTAGAGAAAAGACTCCATCTGGATGGGCATGCAGCCTTTCCCAGAGTGTCTGGAAGGAGAGGTGGGCAATTCTCTGATGGGCTAATTTAACCAGGTATCGGGAGCACTGTCCTGCTGGGCAGCCTGTGAAGGTGCGAGTCTCCTATCAGAAGCTGCTGAAGTACTATGTGCTGAATGCCCTCAAACATCGGCCCCCGAAAGCCCAGAAGAAGAGGTAAGGTGCTGGAGGCCCCTGCTACAACTTCCGCTGTAGACGAGTCATGTGCCAGCTTTAACTCTCTCCTTTATTCTCACCCAGGTATCTGTTCCGCTCGTTCAAAGCTACCAAATTCTTTCAGTCCACAAAGCTAGACTGGGTGGAGGTGGGGCTGCAGGTTTGCCGCCAGGGCTACAACATGCTCAACCTCCTCATTCACCGGAAGAACCTCAACTACCTGCACTTGGACTACAACTTCAACCTGAAGCCTGTCAAGACGCTCACCACCAAGGTGCCGGCATCAGACCGCGGGGCTCCGCTGGGCTTAGGGGTGGGTGGCACTGTGGCATACCTCCTTTTGTGGCCACTGTcattaatgttctttctgttcttgtccttttcaggaaagaaagaaatctcgtTTTGGAAATGCTTTCCATCTGTGTCGGGAGGTACTGCGTTTAACTAAGCTGGTTGTGGACAGTCATGTGCAGTATCGCTTGGGCAATGTGGATGCCTTCCAGGTGAGGCCATGCTGCCCGGACCTCTGCCCAGTTGGGGAGGCAGGGTGAAGGCTGTGGAGCAGGCTCAGGCTCTAAGTCTGAGGGTGATTTTATTGCAGCTGGCAGATGGATTGCAGTATATATTCGCCCACGTGGGCCAGTTGACTGGCATGTATCGCTACAAATACAAACTGATGCGCCAGATCCGCATGTGCAAGGACTTGAAACATCTCATCTATTACCGCTTCAACACGGTGAGAGCCGCCCTCTGCCTGCCTTCTCACTGCTCCTTGTTTGGCCTTTTCCCCGGGACCTCCTTGGAGAGAATCGCTTGACTGTGTCATTACCATACTTAGTGGATCTCAGCACTTCCCCCCAAACCTACCACTGATTCATTCCATGCAGGAGCCTCACTTTCTCCTTGAAGTTCTCATACGCTTCCCTGTTCTAGAGTTTGTGGACTCCAGAACATTTACCCTGTCCCCTCAGCAGCCTGACAAGTGGCTCTTCCTTCTCCACCTCTATCTTTTTGTAAAAGAATTGTTCATTTATGTGTCTGATTTCTGCTTGACTGCAGGGCCCTGTAGGGAAAGGCCCCGGCTGTGGTTTCTGGGCTGCTGGCTGGAGAGTCTGGCTGTTTTTCATGCGTGGAATTACCCCTTTGCTAGAGCGATGGCTGGGCAACCTTCTGGCCCGGCAGTTTGAAGGTAAGTGACTTTGTCTACCCATGGCGTCTCACTGCTTCACGGGTAGATGAGGGGTGCCTGCTGTCCCTGCTTTTGTCTGCGTTTGTCGTCTAGTCTTGCTTCTAAGTTCGCTTGTTTCAGATGAGTCTGACCTAGTAGTGTGGTTCTGGGGCTGCTCTGTGGGATGTGAGCTCTCATGCATTCGCAGCAGAAGTTCCTCCCAAGTATGGTTGTGACTGTCTGAAGTGGCTTGTCTTTTTGCATGTGGGGAGCATATGGACACTTGTTACTCTTTATTGATCGAATCTCTGGCCTCTTCACTCGTAGGCCGTCACTCAAAGGGGGTGGCGAAGACAGTAACAAAGCAACGCGTGGAGTCCCATTTTGACCTCGAGCTCAGGGCAGCTGTGATGCATGACATTCTGGACATGATGCCTGAAGGCATCAAACAGAACAAGGCCCGGACAATTCTGCAGCATCTCAGTGAGGCCTGGCGCTGCTGGAAGGCCAACATTCCCTGGAAGGTAGGCCTTCCTCCGCCTCCAAGGAGGCACAGCCGTTCCTCTTCCCGAGGTTAGGATTAATGCACCTTTAATGTCAACCTTCTATCGCTCCCAACCCCTCCTTTCTTAAGACCGTTCCACTGTGTTGTCCTGGCTGACCTGTAActgtgcaggccaggctggcctcaactcaagagatctatctgcctttaTGCTGGAACACAGGGGTGAAACACTGTGCTCAGCTCCTATTACTTTTCCGTTGTGTTTGTATTTTCAGGTCCCAGGACTGCCAACACCTATTGAGAATATGATTCTTCGGTACGTCAAGGCCAAGGCTGATTGGTGGACCAATACTGCCCACTACAACCGTGAACGAATCCGCCGTGGGGCGACTGTAGACAAGACTGTTTGCAAAAAGAACCTGGGCCGTCTCACCCGCCTGTACCTAAAGGCAGAGCAGGAGCGGCAGCACAATTACCTGAAGGTTGGGCCAGCTAGGCCGGGTGTGAGGACTGGGTGGTAAGGGGGCTGCAGATGGGGTCCTGCTTTGTACTGGTTTGGACGATAGTGGGAGACTAGCTTCATGCTCCCCTTGCAGGATGGTCCGTACATTACGGCAGAAGAGGCAGTGGCAGTGTATACTACCACTGTGCACTGGCTGGAGAGCCGTAGATTCTCTCCCATCCCATTCCCCCCACTCTCCTACAAGCACGACACCAAGCTGCTCATCTTAGCTCTGGAGCGCCTCAAGGAAGCTTATAGgtgaggagtggaggggagggctCCCGCTGGGAGGGTAACGGGGAGGGAATGGCGTTGTGGTCAGAGTCCAAAGAAAGGTGTCATCCTTCTGGTGTAGCATCTTCTTGGGTTTTCTCATCCaccttttcctttgctttgttaGTGTGAAGTCTAGGTTAAACCAGTCTCAGAGGGAGGAGCTGGGTCTGATCGAGCAAGCCTACGACAACCCCCATGAGGCTTTGTCCCGCATCAAGCGTCACCTCCTCACACAGAGAGCCTTTAAAGAAGTGAGTGAGATGCTCTCTGAGCTTTCTTTTGGTCTATGCTATTTATTCTTGGCATCTAGAGGGTGCCAGGTTGACTAGGTGAATTGATGTGAGCCAGGTTCCTTCTCCCACAGGTGGGCATTGAGTTTATGGATCTCTATAGCCACCTGGTGCCAGTTTATGATGTAGAGCCACTGGAGAAAATAACTGACGCCTACCTGGACCAGTACCTGTGGTATGAAGCAGATAAGCGCCGTCTTTTCCCGCCCTGGATCAAGCCTGCTGACACAGAACCACCTCCGCTGCTTGTTTACAAGTGGTGCCAAGGTAAAACTGTCGGGGTTAGCATCCCACAGAGAAAGGGGGAACTAAGTTCTATATAAAAATTCCTACCCAGGCTGCATAGTCATTTGACGCTTTTTCATGATACGAGTGAATAATACTGCCTGGTGGTGGctgcgaacgcctttaatcccggtacttgggaggcagaggcaggcacatctctgagttcaaggccaccctagtctacagagtgagttccaggacagccagggctacacagagaaactctatcttgaaaaaacaaacaaacaaacaaacaaaaaagtgaataGTATGGTTGTTGAGCAAAGCTGACACTTGTAGCagcctggatggatggatggatggatggatggatggatggatggatggatggatggatggatggatggatggatggaaggaaggaaggaaggatggatggatggatggatggaagggtggatggatggatggatggatggatggatggatggatggatggatggatggaaggaaggaagggtggatggatggatggaagggtggatggatggatggaaggaaggaaggaaggaaggatggatgggtggaaggaaggatggaaggaaagatggatggatggaaggaaggaaggatggatggaaggaaggaaggatggaaggaaagatggatggatggatggaaggaaggatggatggaaggaaggatggatggatggatggaaggatggatggatggaaggatggatggatggaaggaaggatggaaggatggatggaaggatggatggaaatATGGAtgaatggaaggatggatggatggaaggatggatgaatggaagaatggaaggaaggatggatggaaggatggatggatggatggatggatgacagagGGTTTTGGAATGTGTTGAAAGCTGCTGTGGTTACTAGACCTGAAAAGGAATTTCTAATCAGCAATAGCTctgtctttttgctttttttaggTATCAATAACTTGCAGGATGTGTGGGAGACCAGTGAGGGCGAGTGCAATGTCATGTTGGAGTCCCGCTTTGAGAAGATGTATGAAAAGATCGACTTGACCTTGCTGAATAGGCTGCTGCGACTCATTGTGGACCACAACATAGCTGACTACATGACAGCCAAGAACAATGTTGTCATTAACTATAAGGTCCGTCTTGGAGAAGTAGCAAAAATGTGTTAAGGGGTTGTCTGACCCATTGAGTTAGGATTTGCTGAGGGAGAATGAAGGAGAGTGGACTCTGAAGCACCTGGGCCACACACAGCCATCCTTAGCCCTAGTTAATAgttgtggttctttttttttttcctaggaCATGAACCATACAAATTCATATGGGATCATCAGAGGCCTGCAGTTTGCCTCGTTCATTGTACAGTACTATGGCTTGGTGATGGATTTGCTTGTATTGGGATTGCAccgggccagtgagatggctgggcCTCCCCAGATGCCAAATGACTTTCTCAGTTTCCAGGACATAGCCACTGAGGCTGCGCACCCGATCCGCCTCTTCTGTAGATACATTGATCGCATCCACATTTTCTTCAGGTAAAGAACACGGACAGATCCTCTGGCCTGCAGAATACTGAAGCATGCCCTGCCTGGCTCTTTGGCTTAGTTGACTAGTGACTGAGTTGGGGCTGTAAAGTGAAACGAAGTCTAGAGTGGCATGAGGTCCCCACCCATGGAGCTGGCCTTCTCAAAGGGTCCTACTGTATTTGGGCCTCAACATATACCTTTCCTTAATGTAGGTTCACGGCAGATGAGGCTCGAGATCTGATCCAGCGTTACCTGACAGAGCATCCAGACCCCAATAATGAGAACATTGTTGGCTACAATAATAAGAAATGCTGGCCCCGAGATGCACGCATGCGCCTCATGAAGCATGATGTCAACTTGTGAGTCTCAGTTGGGTTTGTAAGAGTTAAAGGACACCAATCCTAGGGACCCAGAAAGCAATTAATATTGAGGAGGTTGTGTGTGTCTTGGGTAGGAGGAATATAGACCTGTTGGGGTGTCTTCTGTCTGGTCTTTGAATGCAAATGTGTTCAACAGACTGAAATTTCTATGTGTTCTCTGGACAGGGGTCGGGCAGTGTTTTGGGACATCAAGAACCGACTGCCACGATCAGTGACTACAGTGCAGTGGGAGAACAGCTTTGTGTCTGTGTACAGCAAAGACAACCCCAACCTACTGTTCAACATGTGTGGCTTTGAGTGCCGTATCCTGCCTAAGTGCCGTACCAGCTATGAAGAATTCACCCACAAGGATGGGGTCTGGAACCTGCAGAATGAGGTAGAGCCTAGAAAGGACATCACTTCACCACCCCTGTAACTCTGGCATCACTGGGGTGAAGAACAGAAATACCTTATTATCAGCTCCGTGAGCCTTGGGTGGGTTGAGCTTAGCGGTGATCACAGTTAATCCTTGCTtgtgtagacagggtttctctgtaaccctggctggccctgaTTGTCTCAGAGACCAGTCTGCCTCTCTACCTCCCACAGGTTAGGAttaaggcacatgccaccatggcctgttctctctgttttctttctttctttttattttattttatttgagacaaggtcttactgtatagtgatggctggcctagaactccctatatagaccagttggccttgaattcaccaaGATCCATCCCTGCCTGTGcttactgggattaaatgcatgcactaCCATGTTTCTTTTCACCTCTGTTTATTGCCATGGTACTTGGGTGGAGGTTGGAGCACAGCTTGTAGTCAGTTCCgctctgtgggttctggagatggaactcaggaaATAAGGCTCGCTAGCAAGCATCGTTGCCTGCTCTAAGCCATGTCGCCAGCCCCTCTGGAAGTTCTGGGACAAGTTAACACTGACTCTATGGTTTAGGTTACCAAGGAACGGACAGCACAGTGTTTCCTGCGTGTGGATGATGAGTCGATGCAGCGCTTCCATAACCGAGTGCGTCAGATCCTAATGGCCTCTGGCTCCACCACCTTTACCAAGGTCTGTAGGTCCCTAAGCCTCCCTTCCCTGCCATTCTCAGTCCGTCCCCCTCCCTTTCCACTCCTCCCCAGGTGGAGCTTGCTCTTTCCCAGCTCTGCCTAGTGTGGTAATCTCCATGCTTTCTGCAGGGCAACCTAGAGTGTTGGGTCAGTTGGGCTTTATTTCCGAGAATTCACCACAAGAATTGATCAGACTGCATCTGTGGGGGGttgaggattttattttattttggtgacTTTAGATTAAGGCAAAAGtaagagattttaattttaacaaaagCATCTATTTTGCATTTTCCcttaggcttgtttttgtttggttttggggtttttgagacagggtttcactgtgtagccttggctgtcctggaactcactctggaccaggctggcctcgcaagtgctgggattaaagacatgtgccaccactgcccggcctctttACTGTGTAGTAGTTTAGAATGTCAGTTCTGGGTGGTTTATTTGTGGGACGAGGGCCGCTGTGGATCAGGTCTCAAAGTTGAGAcaactttcctgcctcagcccgtCACTGCTGAGAATCCAGGTgtggtatgcaccaccacacttggtttttgTACCCCCATGGTGAAATGGAGTCTTGTTGTGTTACCTAGGCTGGTCTTGGTCTTCAGtgttcctcctgccttcatctctgGACTGGCTGGCCTTTGGGCATGTGCTGCTGTGCCCAGTTTCTCTATGGGTGATGAGGTGACAGGTGTGTTCCAGCACACCTGGCCAAAGGAATGTTACACACTCATGACATGGACACTTTCAGCCATGTCGTGTGTTGTCTGGCACTACCCCCAGCGTCTCCCCATCAGATGCCAGGAACAGTCCCTGTGTTAGAACCAAACATGTCCTGAGAGACTGTCATTTCCCCTGGGTGTGGGGAAGGGATAGATCTGGGAGTCTCGTGGTGTAAAGGTTGAAAGCTCAAGACTCATGAGACTCCCAGGATGAGTGGAGAGTGAGACGGGAAGGGCAGGTTAGGATGATGGGAAGCGCTGAGGTGTGCTGAGCAGAACCGAGACAGTGCTGGGATGTGGGCAGTCAAGGCTGTCAGGAACTGGTGTCTGGAATTGAGCAAGTGTTTAACAGCGTCGCTTGCCTAGAACAGTTTGGTTAGATAAGGATGAATAGGAGCCAGTGGAATTGGCAGTGAGGACGTCATTGCTGACCTTAGAACTATTTCAGAACTAGTTGGGATGGAAGCCAGATGGTGTGGATGAGACTTTATGGGAGGTGAGTGGAGACAGTAAGGACAGTTTGCCAGTGCTGGAGTAGATAGTTAGAAGCCTCCAAGAGGGAGCTGTACGTCAAGACAGgcctttggttttggtttttggctttttacttttattcccttttttttttcctttcttttctttttttttttttttgtataattcACTTGTGTGTACAATGTGTTATAACCGTGTTTATCTCTTTTtacccttttttgttttcttcccattcCTGCTGCCCCTCCTTTAAAAGgttctgtgtgagagtgtgtgtgtgtgtgtgtgtgtgtgtgtgtataagagagagacagacagacagacagacttgggGAGGATGGGGTGCTGTGCTGCTCTCTTACCCCAGAGCTTGGGGTTTGACTGgaagccagtgagctccagcaaccctcctgtctctgcactgCTCAGAGCCTGATGGAGGAGTGACTGGGAATCGAGGGAGGTACCTCCCAATCATGGTTAATGTACATGACTCTAACATCTAGAGTCGAGTTGGATTGTCGGGTCTGTTGAGACCCTcgccctctcccccttctctgtaAAGTGAGGGTAACCGTAGTTCTAGCTCAGGGGgcttttgtgaaaaggaatgaaagagtGCATATAGTAAGTCAATTAGCCATATTATTTTACAGAGTGCTTTTAGAGATTATGAGAGCATAATGTTGGATTTGAACTtgtttactttattcctttgtttatttgtttgcttacttgAGACAAACTTTATCGATAATCCAGACTGGtattgaactcttgatccttctgactcagcctcctaagaattgggattacaggcagaagTGGGTCCTTTCCTCCAACTCTGTGGGTTTTGGGGGTTGCGCCCAAGTCTTCAGGATTGATAACAGTCCTtttaccccccctccccccaaccatcACAGTGGCCCAGTCCTCTTTCTCTCGATTATTTCTATCCTGGTGGGTGTGAACTAGCAACctcgttgtttttgtttgtttgttgtttgtttagtttttttttttttttttttggtttttcgagactgggtttctctgtgtagctttgcgcctttcctggaactcacttggtagcccaggctggcctcgaactcacaaagatccgcctgcctctgcctcccgagtgctgggattaaaggcgtgtgtcaccaccgcccggcgtttgtttagtttttaagatCAACGCTTTCTTGTACTAGAGATGTAGCTAACTAGATCTGGAAGGCCTGCATTGCTCATGTGGCATTTACTCTTTCCCACTAACTTTAGATTGTGAATAAGTGGAACACAGCTCTCATCGGCCTTATGACATACTTTCGAGAGGCCGTGGTAAATACGCAGGAACTCCTAGACTTACTGGTAAAGTGTGAAAACAAGATCCAGACACGTATCAAGATTGGATTGAACTCCAAGATGCCAAGTCGGTTTCCTCCTGTTGTGTTCTACACCCCTAAAGAGCTGGGTGGGCTTGGCATGCTCTCAATGGGCCATGTGCTCATCCCCCAGTCTGACCTCAGGTAGGGCTTGCTTCGCAACTTTCGTGttagtctcattatgtagactccGAGGGGAGTGGGTGTTTCGTTActtttgattttacttttatcCCTTGTCTTGATTTTCCCAAAACAGGTGGTCCAAGCAAACAGATGTAGGTATCACACACTTCCGTTCAGGAATGAGTCATGAAGAAGACCAACTGATTCCCAACTTGTACCGCTACATACAGCCGTGGGAGAGCGAGTTCATTGACTCTCAAAGGGTCTGGGCTGAGTATGCACTCAAGAGACAGGAGGCTATTGCTCAGAACAGGTGGGCATCTGAGAGGATATACCAATCTAAGGACTGGGGGTTGCATCACAACACTGTGAGTCTTACATGGAGGTCATGGGCAGAGTATGTTTTTAGGAGTTAAGACTGATTCTACTCATCCTTGGCCAAAGAATGTCGAATGTTTCTCTTTGCATGAGAAAGGatgttgactttatttttttctggcagACGTTTGACATTAGAAGATTTAGAAGATTCATGGGATCGAGGCATTCCAAGGATCAATACTCTCTTCCAGAAGGACCGGCACACATTGGCTTATGACAAGGGCTGGCGTGTCCGAACTGACTTTAAGCAGTACCAGGTATATGGAGTGGTGAATGGATGGATTTCTCTAAATCAGGATAGCTTTTGGCATCTCTGTCACTTGGGGTGGTGGGCACCCAAAGCTTCACCATCCTTGTTGCACTGTCTAGGTTTTGAAGCAGAACCCCTTCTGGTGGACACATCAGCGGCATGATGGCAAGCTCTGGAACCTCAACAACTACCGCACAGACATGATTCAGGCCCTGGGTGGTGTGGAGGGCATTCTGGAGCACACTCTCTTCAAGGGCACTTACTTCCCTACCTGGGAAGGTCTGTTCTGGTAAGGACTCTGTCCTCTTTACAGGGACTCGTCACAACCACTTGAGCTCCTTCTACTGGGCTTTAGTGGTCTGCTGCTTCTCAGTTATCCTGTGAGGGTTAGCCATCTAGGGGAGATGCATGGGCGTCTTCTTATTTGGTTCCTCTGCCCCTCAGGGAGAAAGCCAGTGGCTTTGAGGAGTCCATGAAGTGGAAGAAGCTAACCAATGCTCAGCGATCAGGATTAAACCAGATTCCTAATCGTAGATTCACCCTCTGGTGGTCCCCAACAATCAATCGAGCCAATGTGAGTGTGATTGTCCAACATGGGAGATAAGAAAAGGTGTTTCTGTGGCCTTCATTTTGTCCTAAGAACTGGCCTCTCTGATCTCTAatgttatttctctttcctggCAGGTATACGTAGGCTTCCAGGTACAGCTGGACCTGACAGGAATCTTCATGCATGGCAAGATCCCCACACTGAAGATCTCTCTTATCCAGATATTCCGAGCTCACCTGTGGCAGAAGATCCATGAGAGCATCGTGATGGACTTATGTCAGGTGGGTAGCAGTGGAAGCCGAGAGATCAGAGTTACATTAGCTTgctggttttgattttttgagagtCTTTCTATGTGACCCTGGCCTAGAGCTCCTTACGTaaaccaggccggcctcaaactcatagagatctgcttacctctgcctcccaagtgctgggattcaaatcatgcaccaccatgcccagccagctTGCTCTTTTGAGTATGGGAA
This Peromyscus maniculatus bairdii isolate BWxNUB_F1_BW_parent chromosome 8, HU_Pman_BW_mat_3.1, whole genome shotgun sequence DNA region includes the following protein-coding sequences:
- the Prpf8 gene encoding pre-mRNA-processing-splicing factor 8; protein product: MAGVFPYRGPGNPVPGPLAPLPDYMSEEKLQEKARKWQQLQAKRYAEKRKFGFVDAQKEDMPPEHVRKIIRDHGDMTNRKFRHDKRVYLGALKYMPHAVLKLLENMPMPWEQIRDVPVLYHITGAISFVNEIPWVIEPVYISQWGSMWIMMRREKRDRRHFKRMRFPPFDDEEPPLDYADNILDVEPLEAIQLELDPEEDAPVLDWFYDHQPLRDSRKYVNGSTYQRWQFTLPMMSTLYRLANQLLTDLVDDNYFYLFDLKAFFTSKALNMAIPGGPKFEPLVRDINLQDEDWNEFNDINKIIIRQPIRTEYKIAFPYLYNNLPHHVHLTWYHTPNVVFIKTEDPDLPAFYFDPLINPISHRHSVKSQEPLPDDDEEFELPEFVEPFLKDTPLYTDNTANGIALLWAPRPFNLRSGRTRRALDIPLVKNWYREHCPAGQPVKVRVSYQKLLKYYVLNALKHRPPKAQKKRYLFRSFKATKFFQSTKLDWVEVGLQVCRQGYNMLNLLIHRKNLNYLHLDYNFNLKPVKTLTTKERKKSRFGNAFHLCREVLRLTKLVVDSHVQYRLGNVDAFQLADGLQYIFAHVGQLTGMYRYKYKLMRQIRMCKDLKHLIYYRFNTGPVGKGPGCGFWAAGWRVWLFFMRGITPLLERWLGNLLARQFEGRHSKGVAKTVTKQRVESHFDLELRAAVMHDILDMMPEGIKQNKARTILQHLSEAWRCWKANIPWKVPGLPTPIENMILRYVKAKADWWTNTAHYNRERIRRGATVDKTVCKKNLGRLTRLYLKAEQERQHNYLKDGPYITAEEAVAVYTTTVHWLESRRFSPIPFPPLSYKHDTKLLILALERLKEAYSVKSRLNQSQREELGLIEQAYDNPHEALSRIKRHLLTQRAFKEVGIEFMDLYSHLVPVYDVEPLEKITDAYLDQYLWYEADKRRLFPPWIKPADTEPPPLLVYKWCQGINNLQDVWETSEGECNVMLESRFEKMYEKIDLTLLNRLLRLIVDHNIADYMTAKNNVVINYKDMNHTNSYGIIRGLQFASFIVQYYGLVMDLLVLGLHRASEMAGPPQMPNDFLSFQDIATEAAHPIRLFCRYIDRIHIFFRFTADEARDLIQRYLTEHPDPNNENIVGYNNKKCWPRDARMRLMKHDVNLGRAVFWDIKNRLPRSVTTVQWENSFVSVYSKDNPNLLFNMCGFECRILPKCRTSYEEFTHKDGVWNLQNEVTKERTAQCFLRVDDESMQRFHNRVRQILMASGSTTFTKIVNKWNTALIGLMTYFREAVVNTQELLDLLVKCENKIQTRIKIGLNSKMPSRFPPVVFYTPKELGGLGMLSMGHVLIPQSDLRWSKQTDVGITHFRSGMSHEEDQLIPNLYRYIQPWESEFIDSQRVWAEYALKRQEAIAQNRRLTLEDLEDSWDRGIPRINTLFQKDRHTLAYDKGWRVRTDFKQYQVLKQNPFWWTHQRHDGKLWNLNNYRTDMIQALGGVEGILEHTLFKGTYFPTWEGLFWEKASGFEESMKWKKLTNAQRSGLNQIPNRRFTLWWSPTINRANVYVGFQVQLDLTGIFMHGKIPTLKISLIQIFRAHLWQKIHESIVMDLCQVFDQELDALEIETVQKETIHPRKSYKMNSSCADILLFASYKWNVSRPSLLADSKDVMDSTTTQKYWIDIQLRWGDYDSHDIERYARAKFLDYTTDNMSIYPSPTGVLIAIDLAYNLHSAYGNWFPGSKPLIQQAMAKIMKANPALYVLRERIRKGLQLYSSEPTEPYLSSQNYGELFSNQIIWFVDDTNVYRVTIHKTFEGNLTTKPINGAIFIFNPRTGQLFLKIIHTSVWAGQKRLGQLAKWKTAEEVAALIRSLPVEEQPKQIIVTRKGMLDPLEVHLLDFPNIVIKGSELQLPFQACLKVEKFGDLILKATEPQMVLFNLYDDWLKTISSYTAFSRLILILRALHVNNDRAKVILKPDKTTITEPHHIWPTLTDEEWIKVEVQLKDLILADYGKKNNVNVASLTQSEIRDIILGMEISAPSQQRQQIAEIEKQTKEQSQLTATQTRTVNKHGDEIITSTTSNYETQTFSSKTEWRVRAISAANLHLRTNHIYVSSDDIKETGYTYILPKNVLKKFICISDLRAQIAGYLYGVSPPDNPQVKEIRCIVMVPQWGTHQTVHLPSQLPQHEYLKEMEPLGWIHTQPNESPQLSPQDVTTHAKIMADNPSWDGEKTIIITCSFTPGSCTLTAYKLTPSGYEWGRQNTDKGNNPKGYLPSHYERVQMLLSDRFLGFFMVPAQSSWNYNFMGVRHDPNMKYELQLANPKEFYHEVHRPSHFLNFALLQEGEVYSADREDLYA